The following are encoded together in the Streptomyces sp. NBC_00341 genome:
- a CDS encoding ADP-ribosylglycohydrolase family protein: protein MSGAAWGNGSVRRARVRGCLLGGAIGDALGNPVEFLSLAGIRRAHGEQGVRGLTADEDGVTGRVTDDTQMTLFTAEGLIRAHSRAMAKGIGGAETAVIRHAYLRWLDTQNHPAPPARGGDDLVRTGWLREQPWLYARRAPGNACLTGLTAGHTPDPRAPLGSPGPVNTDSKGCGTVMRSAPFGLTGGPVDESFGLAARCAQITHGHLTGAYAAGALAAVVAHLMEGDSLPGAVLRAMELLARHPGHQETSAALRAAFELAGRGAPSAEKVESLGAGWVAEEALAIAVYCALVLPRADQVGEALLLSVNHSGDSDSTGAVCGNLLGAHHGDVHLPPSWLVRTEGRAVIAEVADDLSLEFEHAVEWPSGRYPGC from the coding sequence ATGAGCGGTGCGGCGTGGGGGAACGGTTCCGTCCGAAGGGCCCGGGTCCGGGGATGTCTGCTGGGCGGGGCGATAGGCGACGCGCTGGGCAATCCGGTGGAGTTCCTGTCGCTCGCGGGGATCCGGCGGGCCCACGGCGAGCAGGGCGTACGCGGACTGACGGCCGACGAGGACGGGGTCACCGGGCGCGTCACGGACGACACCCAGATGACGCTCTTCACCGCGGAGGGCCTGATCAGGGCCCACTCCCGGGCCATGGCCAAGGGCATCGGCGGCGCCGAGACCGCGGTCATCAGGCACGCCTACCTGCGCTGGCTCGACACCCAGAACCACCCCGCACCCCCCGCCCGCGGCGGCGACGACCTGGTCCGTACCGGCTGGCTCAGGGAGCAGCCCTGGCTGTACGCGCGGCGGGCCCCCGGCAACGCGTGCCTGACCGGGCTCACGGCCGGTCACACCCCGGACCCGAGGGCCCCGCTCGGCAGTCCAGGGCCGGTCAACACCGACTCCAAGGGCTGCGGCACGGTGATGCGCTCCGCCCCCTTCGGGCTGACCGGCGGGCCCGTGGACGAGAGCTTCGGGCTGGCCGCCCGGTGCGCGCAGATCACCCACGGCCACCTCACCGGCGCCTACGCGGCCGGTGCGCTCGCGGCGGTCGTCGCCCACCTCATGGAGGGCGACTCGCTGCCCGGCGCCGTGCTGCGGGCCATGGAGCTGCTGGCCCGCCACCCCGGCCACCAGGAGACGTCCGCCGCGCTCCGGGCGGCCTTCGAGCTGGCCGGCCGGGGAGCGCCGAGCGCGGAGAAGGTGGAGTCGCTCGGCGCGGGCTGGGTGGCGGAGGAGGCGCTCGCCATCGCCGTGTACTGCGCGCTGGTCCTGCCGCGCGCGGACCAGGTGGGCGAGGCCCTGCTGCTCTCGGTCAACCACTCGGGCGACAGCGACTCCACCGGCGCCGTCTGCGGCAACCTGCTCGGCGCCCACCACGGCGACGTACACCTTCCGCCGTCCTGGCTGGTGCGCACCGAGGGGCGGGCGGTGATCGCAGAGGTGGCCGACGACCTGTCCCTGGAGTTCGAGCACGCGGTCGAGTGGCCGTCCGGCCGCTACCCCGGGTGCTGA
- the coaE gene encoding dephospho-CoA kinase has product MLKVGLTGGIGAGKSEVSALLVGHGAVLVDADRIAREVVEPGTPGLAALVEEFGTGILAPDGTLDRPKLGSIVFSDTARLAALNAIVHPLVGARSAELERAAGTGSVVVHDVPLLTENGLAPLYDLVIVVDAAPATQLDRLVRLRGMTEADARARMAAQATREERLAVADLVIDNDGPVEALAPQVREVWSELVRRAEAG; this is encoded by the coding sequence ATGCTGAAAGTGGGCCTGACCGGTGGAATCGGCGCCGGCAAGAGCGAAGTGTCCGCGCTGCTCGTCGGCCACGGAGCCGTCCTCGTCGACGCCGACCGGATCGCCCGCGAGGTCGTCGAACCCGGCACCCCCGGGCTCGCCGCTCTCGTCGAGGAGTTCGGCACCGGGATCCTCGCCCCGGACGGCACCCTGGACCGGCCGAAGCTCGGCTCGATCGTCTTCTCCGACACCGCACGGCTGGCCGCCCTCAACGCGATCGTCCACCCGCTGGTCGGCGCCCGCTCCGCAGAGCTGGAGCGGGCCGCGGGCACCGGCTCCGTGGTCGTCCACGACGTGCCCCTCCTCACGGAGAACGGCCTCGCACCCCTGTACGACCTGGTCATTGTCGTGGACGCAGCTCCCGCGACCCAGCTCGACCGGCTCGTGCGGCTGCGCGGGATGACGGAGGCGGACGCGCGGGCCCGGATGGCCGCGCAGGCCACCCGCGAGGAGCGGCTCGCCGTCGCGGACCTGGTCATCGACAACGACGGACCGGTCGAGGCACTGGCCCCGCAGGTCCGCGAGGTCTGGTCGGAGCTGGTGCGGCGGGCCGAGGCGGGCTGA
- a CDS encoding tetratricopeptide repeat protein, whose product MPERNPETHVIDFRAAEQLLAARDPRGAVKLLDSVIASHPENTAARLLRARAFFAAAQLRPAELEFELVLEREPDNAFAHFALARTFERAGHPERATRHFRLAAALDPNPEYLRAARFDG is encoded by the coding sequence GTGCCCGAGAGGAACCCGGAAACCCACGTCATAGACTTCCGCGCGGCCGAGCAGCTGCTGGCAGCGCGCGATCCCCGGGGTGCCGTGAAGCTGCTCGACTCGGTGATCGCCTCGCACCCGGAGAACACGGCGGCCCGGCTGCTGCGCGCCCGCGCCTTCTTCGCGGCGGCCCAACTGCGCCCCGCCGAGCTCGAATTCGAACTCGTCCTGGAACGCGAGCCGGACAACGCCTTCGCGCACTTCGCACTGGCGCGCACCTTCGAGCGGGCCGGCCATCCGGAACGGGCCACCCGCCACTTCAGGCTCGCGGCGGCTCTCGACCCCAACCCGGAGTATCTGAGGGCCGCTCGCTTCGACGGCTGA